Within Calditrichota bacterium, the genomic segment GCGGACTCACAGGGTTTTATCGAGAAAGCCTGCGAGAGGCCACCCGGCGTCTTTCGCGACCCGAAAGAGTAGCGGCAGGGCGGCGTCGGCCTCGCCGCACCGCGCCTCAACGTCAGCCCGGTTTCGTGGTCGTTGCCCGTCCGCTGTTCTACCGCGCGGAAAAGCGATAGACTGTGCCCTGACGGTACGTCTCGCCTGGCCGAAGCACCACGGACGGGAAGTACGGCTTGTTCGGAGAGTCCGGGAAGTGCTGGGCCTCGAGACAGAAGCCGCTCCGGTGACCGTAGGCTTTCCCACTCTTCCCCACGTGGTGCCCATCCAGGAAATTGCCGCTGTAGAACTGCAGTCCGGGCTCGGTGGTGAGGACTTCCATCACACGTCCGGAGGTGGGCTCGTA encodes:
- a CDS encoding galactose-1-epimerase — translated: LGHLLQINADRFTPVDAGLIPTGELRSVEGTPFDFRQPTPIGQRINWDDEQLRNGRGYDHNFVLNSGGGTLALAATVYEPTSGRVMEVLTTEPGLQFYSGNFLDGHHVGKSGKAYGHRSGFCLEAQHFPDSPNKPYFPSVVLRPGETYRQGTVYRFSAR